In Streptomyces sp. NBC_01426, one genomic interval encodes:
- a CDS encoding SAM-dependent methyltransferase: MNLVQEGLALGIPAPGPDAHQRPSAARIYRMWFGMEGAGSVDQDLARKILNAFPRGPAAAKINRSHHLLITEALASRGISQFLDLGCGYALPRPAGGGDLRFGQNTHDVAQQHWRSAAVVYADINHDVVACQRSLLDSAPTASRPIAVIADVTDTARLLARLEADGQLTRERPVAVLLHDVLPWIPDDARVQDAVAYLRAWLPPGSALSITHATPDFSPTWVKRVQDVYDEEGIAFRPRGRQSISDLFGDWGDLYGGPVRMVPTARHQTRHQFSAVPDYVSAAYAGVAVKHPTS, from the coding sequence GTGAACCTGGTCCAGGAAGGCCTCGCACTGGGCATTCCCGCCCCGGGCCCGGACGCCCACCAGCGGCCCAGCGCAGCACGCATCTACCGAATGTGGTTCGGCATGGAGGGCGCCGGTTCCGTCGACCAGGATCTCGCCCGCAAGATCCTCAACGCCTTCCCGCGAGGGCCCGCAGCCGCCAAGATCAACCGCAGCCATCATCTGCTGATCACAGAAGCCCTGGCCTCGCGCGGAATCTCGCAGTTCCTGGATCTCGGTTGCGGCTACGCCTTGCCCCGACCCGCAGGCGGAGGTGACCTCCGGTTTGGGCAGAACACCCACGACGTCGCGCAGCAGCACTGGCGCTCCGCCGCGGTGGTCTACGCGGACATCAACCACGACGTAGTCGCCTGCCAGCGCAGTCTCCTTGACTCGGCCCCGACGGCTTCTCGCCCCATCGCGGTAATCGCCGACGTCACGGACACGGCCCGTCTGCTGGCCCGGCTGGAAGCCGACGGACAGTTGACGCGGGAGCGGCCCGTTGCCGTCCTCCTTCACGATGTTCTCCCGTGGATCCCCGACGACGCCCGAGTGCAGGACGCTGTGGCCTACCTCCGGGCCTGGCTGCCTCCAGGCAGCGCCCTGTCGATCACCCACGCGACGCCCGACTTCAGCCCGACCTGGGTCAAGCGGGTCCAGGACGTGTACGACGAGGAGGGCATCGCGTTCCGGCCCCGGGGCCGGCAGTCGATCAGCGACCTCTTCGGCGACTGGGGCGACCTCTACGGCGGCCCGGTTCGCATGGTCCCGACCGCCCGGCACCAGACGCGCCACCAGTTCTCGGCCGTGCCCGACTACGTCTCGGCTGCGTACGCCGGCGTCGCAGTGAAGCACCCGACCTCGTAG
- a CDS encoding helix-turn-helix domain-containing protein translates to MADHPGYRIAARRQSRRMTQRDLAVAAHLSLGMIRHIEQGTRAPGPSALESIAAVLGVDPARLDAGFAGTAHRVHAMLPSISAVIAGYGIRLAPPARRREELRREVGTAVAQRLAAQYGLIAGTAPALLRDTLALLHYSAGEQREDAARLVVAAARCADAVAYKYGAHDLSARLIDVMRWAAVEADDAVLWASVAYTSAETYLAAHAYRVGLAALEQALEASAAPVTSAAAAARGALFMRTAVMAARAGAAEAAYAHLERARVLASGLAEGIYLGTAFGPSSVRIHEVAVAVSLGQDHVGRALDVARAWKPGNEVPAERRSGFYVEVGRAQLWAGRPDAAFESLKVARRLAPQHVREHPWAREDVEKIRRIKRADTESLSSFAEWIGAV, encoded by the coding sequence ATGGCCGACCACCCGGGGTACCGCATCGCGGCACGGCGCCAGTCCCGCCGCATGACGCAGCGGGATCTCGCTGTCGCCGCACACCTGTCCCTCGGCATGATTCGGCATATCGAGCAGGGCACCCGCGCGCCGGGCCCGTCCGCGTTGGAGTCGATCGCGGCCGTCCTCGGCGTGGACCCGGCCCGCCTCGACGCAGGCTTCGCGGGCACCGCGCACCGAGTGCATGCCATGCTGCCGTCGATCTCCGCTGTCATCGCGGGCTACGGCATCCGCCTCGCCCCGCCGGCCCGGCGCCGGGAAGAGCTGCGGCGCGAGGTCGGGACCGCGGTGGCGCAGCGGCTGGCCGCCCAGTACGGGCTCATTGCGGGGACCGCGCCCGCCCTGCTCCGCGACACGCTCGCGCTGCTGCACTACTCGGCTGGTGAGCAGCGCGAGGACGCTGCCCGGCTCGTGGTGGCAGCGGCCCGCTGCGCGGATGCGGTTGCCTACAAGTACGGGGCGCATGATCTGTCGGCGCGCCTGATCGACGTCATGCGTTGGGCCGCGGTGGAGGCGGATGACGCGGTTCTTTGGGCGTCGGTGGCGTACACGAGCGCGGAGACGTATCTTGCGGCGCATGCCTACCGGGTCGGGCTGGCGGCGCTGGAGCAGGCGTTGGAGGCGTCTGCGGCGCCGGTGACGTCCGCTGCGGCCGCGGCGCGCGGCGCTTTGTTCATGCGGACCGCGGTCATGGCCGCCCGGGCCGGTGCCGCCGAGGCGGCGTACGCGCATCTGGAGCGGGCCCGGGTGCTCGCGAGCGGCCTCGCCGAGGGCATCTACCTGGGGACCGCGTTCGGCCCGTCGAGTGTCCGGATCCACGAGGTGGCCGTCGCGGTCAGTCTCGGCCAGGACCACGTCGGCCGGGCCCTGGATGTCGCCCGCGCCTGGAAGCCGGGCAACGAGGTTCCGGCCGAGCGGCGGTCCGGGTTCTACGTGGAGGTGGGCCGCGCGCAGCTGTGGGCCGGCCGGCCAGACGCCGCGTTCGAGTCGCTGAAGGTGGCCAGGCGGCTGGCGCCGCAGCACGTCCGCGAGCACCCGTGGGCCCGCGAGGACGTCGAGAAGATCCGCCGGATCAAACGCGCCGACACCGAATCCCTGTCCTCGTTCGCCGAGTGGATCGGCGCCGTCTGA
- a CDS encoding HAD family hydrolase, translating into MIRTVVLDIGETLTRDDRYWAAWADWLGSPRHTLSALVGAVVVDGRDNADALRLLRPGLDVTAEYAAREAAGRGEQLDESDLYEDVRPALAAVRAAGVRVVVAGNQSPKAGRLLRSLDLPADVVAVSGDWGVSKPAAAFFERVLEVSGAPATETLYVGDHPANDIHPARAAGLRTAHLRRGPWGHWWAEDSEVRAAADWSIDSLHDLVGIVNA; encoded by the coding sequence ATGATTCGGACTGTCGTTCTGGACATCGGCGAGACCTTGACCCGAGACGATCGCTACTGGGCGGCCTGGGCCGACTGGCTCGGCAGCCCACGGCACACCCTGTCCGCCCTTGTCGGCGCCGTCGTCGTCGACGGCCGGGACAACGCGGACGCGCTCCGGTTGCTCCGCCCGGGCCTTGATGTCACGGCCGAGTATGCCGCTCGGGAGGCCGCCGGCCGCGGGGAGCAGCTCGACGAGAGCGACCTGTACGAGGATGTTCGCCCGGCGCTGGCCGCGGTGCGGGCTGCCGGGGTGCGGGTCGTCGTCGCGGGCAATCAGTCGCCGAAGGCAGGCCGGCTGTTGCGGTCGCTCGATCTACCTGCGGATGTGGTGGCGGTGTCGGGCGATTGGGGTGTGTCGAAGCCGGCGGCTGCGTTCTTCGAGCGGGTGTTGGAGGTGTCTGGCGCGCCGGCGACCGAGACGCTGTACGTCGGCGACCACCCGGCCAACGACATCCATCCGGCTCGCGCCGCGGGGCTGCGCACGGCGCACCTTCGCCGCGGCCCGTGGGGGCACTGGTGGGCGGAAGATTCGGAGGTACGCGCGGCTGCCGATTGGTCGATCGATTCGCTGCACGACCTCGTCGGTATCGTCAACGCGTAG
- a CDS encoding dsDNA nuclease domain-containing protein produces MDRYAPLEVTLRQVMYRLAAEGVLPHTPPMYRPLSSRLAQARREGCFPDLIDTIREVHVPPAWPDADAFVREMPDWFRLDRTAGQEHALYVAAEKDTLRQQLTGWLGDVPAGAQGCPAVHGAEGRCLAADRQRLAGMAAPQFRRSDRLAGSVPLTLRAWAEWTGGYMAEPIETVTPNDLGSATLRGYEYQTHVVAQAVLEMLADEAVRHVTCEHIEDAVIARGEEQAKGGLFWEFQQIKMRKATTPWAFRDVLAKRALQSLWRTYGTLKDQGLSYRLTAAFEGLLDPADALVTALARGEGAGNEHCMERVTAHLKGDVEEVSVFLGLIRIQELPRSEDIESRNVAFLHELGSSLTGAEIDGLYAELVHRVRQAMQGRLDPRWTDPSKVQDLPAGMLGKRIGPSAIADIRQRLQLPDPMLLTGSSQHRGVDTVQISQMRSGTAPYEARGLRKDYDCEKFPFHRQEDGMADVFYATHKPTGIPVVLKKLRGQHPHLDKRARMTREIEVGRLLSGHPNAMPVWDFGPDGKWFVMPKAQAVATDCLDDLNDPAALRDLVQDLCSALAAAHGIQAPGSAHGWVHRDIKPSNVLRLDGRWVLADWGIARRPPGQTTHPQRTRVGVGMGSEGFAAPELSSNAHTAGPPADIYSLGQLIGWVVTGRNPQQNVSLTPDSGPWRAVVREATRMDPGRRPATVRAFLDLVAQEIDTPPVPPVPPVVQAEMLRDALHAGAANSAEQLVVLAAAHPDDAALYCDVLLTIEPESLIAALMADPPRAVEIVRAMPELLGTHRSTERGEVDAVILWLFTVARHAAKTAHLHLLEESCNGAFTWDAMWNQWMPQDKIRPWLRTLTGDAAGSVAGALREHPDCARHFSSLADDLRVDHRIRAAVSLPSPGSADVAEST; encoded by the coding sequence GTGGACAGGTACGCGCCGCTCGAGGTCACGCTGCGACAGGTGATGTACCGGCTCGCGGCCGAGGGCGTGCTGCCGCACACGCCGCCGATGTACCGGCCGCTGTCCTCGCGGCTGGCCCAGGCCCGGCGGGAAGGCTGCTTCCCCGACCTGATCGACACCATCCGCGAAGTCCATGTCCCGCCGGCCTGGCCGGACGCGGACGCCTTCGTTCGGGAGATGCCCGACTGGTTCCGCCTCGACCGCACAGCGGGCCAGGAGCACGCCCTGTACGTCGCCGCGGAGAAGGACACCCTCCGGCAGCAGCTGACCGGCTGGCTCGGTGATGTACCAGCTGGTGCTCAGGGATGCCCAGCCGTACACGGTGCCGAAGGCCGCTGTCTCGCAGCTGACCGCCAAAGGCTCGCTGGGATGGCCGCTCCCCAGTTCCGTCGAAGTGATCGACTGGCAGGTTCTGTACCGCTTACGCTGCGTGCTTGGGCAGAGTGGACTGGGGGGTACATGGCTGAGCCGATTGAGACTGTTACTCCGAACGATTTGGGTTCGGCCACACTGCGGGGCTACGAGTACCAGACTCATGTGGTTGCACAAGCCGTCCTGGAGATGCTCGCTGATGAAGCAGTACGGCATGTGACATGCGAGCACATTGAGGATGCCGTCATCGCCCGCGGGGAGGAGCAGGCCAAAGGCGGTCTGTTCTGGGAGTTCCAACAGATCAAGATGCGGAAAGCGACCACGCCCTGGGCATTCAGAGACGTGCTCGCAAAGAGGGCGCTGCAAAGCCTGTGGCGTACGTATGGGACGTTGAAAGACCAGGGGCTCTCCTACAGGCTAACGGCTGCCTTTGAGGGACTTCTTGATCCTGCCGATGCTCTCGTTACTGCTCTTGCGCGCGGAGAAGGGGCGGGCAATGAGCACTGCATGGAGCGGGTGACAGCCCATCTGAAAGGTGACGTCGAGGAGGTGTCTGTCTTCCTGGGATTGATCCGTATCCAGGAACTGCCCAGAAGCGAAGACATCGAGTCACGTAACGTCGCGTTCCTTCATGAGTTGGGATCATCTTTGACCGGTGCGGAAATCGACGGTCTCTATGCCGAGCTCGTGCACCGTGTCAGGCAGGCGATGCAAGGTCGCCTGGATCCTCGGTGGACTGACCCATCGAAAGTGCAGGACCTTCCTGCGGGGATGCTGGGGAAGCGCATCGGGCCCAGCGCCATTGCCGACATCCGACAGCGCCTGCAACTACCTGACCCCATGCTGTTGACCGGCTCCTCACAGCATCGAGGAGTCGACACAGTGCAGATCAGTCAAATGCGGAGCGGCACAGCCCCCTACGAGGCGCGCGGTCTGCGCAAGGACTACGACTGCGAAAAGTTCCCCTTCCACCGCCAAGAGGACGGCATGGCTGACGTCTTCTACGCGACCCACAAGCCGACCGGCATACCCGTCGTCCTCAAGAAGCTACGCGGCCAGCACCCGCACCTCGACAAGAGAGCCCGGATGACTCGTGAGATTGAGGTGGGCCGCCTTCTGAGCGGCCATCCGAATGCGATGCCGGTATGGGACTTTGGGCCCGACGGCAAGTGGTTCGTCATGCCCAAAGCGCAGGCTGTCGCAACGGATTGCCTCGACGACCTCAATGATCCGGCCGCACTCCGGGACCTGGTTCAGGATCTGTGCTCGGCACTGGCAGCTGCACATGGTATTCAAGCGCCTGGGTCCGCCCACGGGTGGGTGCACCGTGACATCAAGCCGTCCAATGTACTTCGGCTTGATGGTCGATGGGTTCTGGCCGACTGGGGCATTGCCCGGCGCCCGCCAGGCCAGACCACGCACCCACAGCGCACGAGGGTTGGGGTGGGCATGGGCTCGGAAGGATTCGCAGCTCCCGAGCTGAGCAGCAACGCCCACACCGCTGGGCCACCCGCTGACATTTACAGTCTGGGGCAGCTGATCGGCTGGGTGGTCACGGGCAGAAACCCGCAGCAGAACGTCTCTCTCACCCCGGACTCCGGGCCATGGCGCGCGGTCGTCCGTGAGGCGACCCGCATGGACCCTGGCAGACGGCCGGCAACGGTGCGGGCGTTCCTCGACCTCGTTGCCCAGGAGATCGACACGCCCCCCGTGCCCCCCGTGCCGCCCGTAGTACAGGCCGAGATGCTGCGCGATGCCCTGCACGCGGGAGCAGCGAACTCGGCAGAGCAACTGGTGGTCCTCGCCGCTGCCCACCCTGACGATGCTGCCCTCTACTGCGACGTGCTCCTGACTATCGAACCCGAGTCGCTCATAGCGGCGTTGATGGCCGACCCTCCACGGGCAGTCGAGATTGTCCGGGCGATGCCCGAGCTCCTGGGCACGCACCGGTCAACGGAACGCGGTGAAGTCGACGCCGTCATCCTGTGGCTGTTCACCGTCGCACGCCACGCAGCCAAGACTGCTCACCTGCACCTGCTGGAGGAAAGCTGCAATGGCGCGTTCACCTGGGACGCAATGTGGAACCAGTGGATGCCGCAGGACAAGATCAGGCCCTGGCTGCGCACTCTGACAGGGGATGCCGCCGGATCGGTCGCAGGAGCACTGCGCGAGCATCCCGACTGCGCACGCCACTTCTCCTCCCTGGCTGACGATTTGCGAGTCGATCACAGGATCCGCGCGGCAGTCTCACTCCCTTCGCCGGGTTCAGCCGACGTCGCAGAATCAACGTAG
- a CDS encoding dsDNA nuclease domain-containing protein, producing the protein MGVVDVLADSVGDPERFVHPIFQLRPGEDSGSDTLGLYRYQAEVAAQACLAMLTQDVIDYVVCEWHEDFVIAFTNGEVELVSVKHSSRTRWTLADLCKDGGIAHLFDRWSACGRAGNVRLRLTTNAPLSPAKDNASALARMCGPDPELTTGRDAMAKSLSQHLLKVRWKQPYDSIPEVLPELRKVSDIAAPQDFIDHVAAFMTALEIQYKDVPSHRHITDINIRQLLEPAIEDLQLDHVDVNASYKRIIERVEQANRSEGERGQLAAYVADSSRVRYDTQILRRVASRTLHRQTILDEFVYRQAAVPTYGRGQSPMIAPGGSALRKKLARGQVPSDEAAHAEELRSAWYVTWSQRRSGLAGDAMDLENLRLEVVDAVFDCRAHAQNEALDGAAYGQRMNQLIRQRLTPETVDASLPFKINKLHLRGLAYQLCDECHFYFSAPFDVSAEEAS; encoded by the coding sequence GTGGGCGTGGTCGATGTGTTGGCGGACTCGGTGGGTGATCCCGAGCGCTTCGTTCACCCGATTTTTCAGCTTCGCCCTGGCGAGGACAGCGGATCCGACACCCTTGGTTTGTATCGGTATCAGGCCGAGGTAGCAGCCCAGGCTTGTCTGGCCATGCTCACCCAGGACGTCATCGACTACGTCGTGTGCGAGTGGCATGAGGACTTCGTCATCGCCTTCACGAACGGCGAGGTGGAGCTGGTCTCGGTCAAGCACAGCAGCCGTACACGGTGGACCCTCGCGGACCTCTGCAAGGACGGCGGGATAGCCCACCTGTTTGACCGGTGGTCCGCCTGCGGGCGCGCCGGCAACGTGCGGCTTCGCCTCACAACGAACGCACCTCTCAGTCCCGCGAAAGACAACGCTTCGGCTCTTGCCCGTATGTGCGGCCCAGACCCGGAACTCACGACCGGCAGGGACGCCATGGCCAAGAGCCTGTCGCAGCACCTGCTGAAGGTTCGCTGGAAGCAGCCCTACGACAGCATCCCCGAGGTCCTGCCTGAACTGCGCAAGGTCAGCGACATCGCTGCCCCCCAGGATTTCATCGACCACGTGGCTGCCTTCATGACAGCGCTGGAGATCCAGTACAAGGATGTGCCGTCCCATCGGCACATCACGGACATCAACATCCGCCAGTTGCTTGAGCCGGCCATCGAAGACCTCCAGCTCGATCACGTCGACGTGAACGCCAGCTACAAACGAATCATCGAACGGGTGGAGCAGGCCAACCGAAGCGAGGGCGAGCGAGGGCAGCTGGCTGCCTACGTGGCCGATTCAAGCCGGGTGCGTTACGACACCCAGATTCTCCGCCGCGTCGCGAGCCGTACGCTCCACCGCCAGACAATCTTGGACGAATTCGTCTATCGGCAAGCAGCAGTGCCGACCTACGGCCGTGGCCAGTCGCCCATGATTGCCCCCGGGGGCTCGGCACTCCGCAAGAAGCTGGCTCGTGGACAGGTGCCGTCCGACGAGGCAGCTCACGCCGAGGAACTCCGCTCTGCTTGGTATGTGACATGGTCACAGCGCCGCTCCGGGCTGGCAGGAGACGCCATGGATCTGGAGAACCTGCGCCTGGAAGTCGTGGATGCCGTCTTCGACTGCCGGGCGCACGCGCAGAACGAGGCCCTTGACGGGGCGGCCTACGGGCAGCGGATGAACCAGCTCATCAGGCAACGTCTCACCCCTGAAACCGTAGACGCGTCCTTACCGTTCAAGATCAATAAGCTGCACCTTCGTGGCCTGGCATATCAGCTCTGCGACGAGTGCCACTTCTACTTCTCTGCTCCCTTCGACGTCTCCGCCGAGGAAGCGTCGTGA
- a CDS encoding helicase, translated as MCSSNTKTRRDKLTQEQLDALRELRVDSA; from the coding sequence GTGTGTAGCTCCAACACCAAGACCCGGCGCGACAAACTCACCCAAGAGCAACTGGACGCGCTGCGGGAGCTGAGGGTGGACTCGGCGTAA